The sequence below is a genomic window from Mytilus edulis chromosome 2, xbMytEdul2.2, whole genome shotgun sequence.
GACCACTTTAGACAAGAGTTTTTGTTATCAAAACGTCAAAGGAAAGAACCTGAAATATTTAGCTCGGAAATCCAATGCCCCCGCATTATCGATATGGACTATCTGCACACGTCCATCTTTAAAATGGGTccatattcaaattatttttattactgaACTCATcaaatgtgcactttttttagGGAAAATCTTTGCAAACATTTGAAGAGTATCCGATAATCAGCGCTTTACCAGCAAAAAGGTCCTTATGGGGTATTTAGAAAAAATCCCCTTCCAAAAGACAACTTTAATTACCGATTTGGAATAACGTGTTTGATTATGTTAGATTTTACGTCTGTTTTGAGCCTTCCAATATATATGTGAATTTATCTATTtgtgtgggattttttttatcttcaattacttctttatttttggttttaattttcgTATTTCAAAATATTGTGGGAGTTTGCAAAAACAAGATATGTCAAAATGCGTATCGGTGAAGTTCTTACCAGATATTCGATACAGTTTGCTGGCCTTTTAAATCGTTTGTACCTATTTGTTTGAACAATTCAAAATCCAAAACAAGTATTAAATAATCGGTGACAGCATATGGTGTTAGGAATTGCAAATATGAATTGCATTCAAAACGCAATCAAAGTAGTTACAGCAAGTAGTTTCTTTGTTTGACTTTTAGCGTTTGAAATTGGAGCAACAATGCAAGTCCAATGCATATTTCGTATcgttaaaaaaatctttcaacACAAGTATGATACTGTTTCTTATTTTTCAGGTAATGAAACTAGCAGAAATAATAACAATTTTCTCCGTCGTGTTTCTTGTCACCATAGCAACAGGAAATGGTGCTCCACAATGGCGACCGCAGGGTAGATTTGGAAAACGGTTAGACCAACGGTTCCCTTCGTCATGGCAGCTTGGTAAGAAATCAGAACTTATTTGACTAATTTTTGAATTCCTTGGTGAACAATAGTGTTTTGGTTAGGTACAGaaaaatttgcaataaaagatgTTAAATTATAATGAATGAATACCATTAGCGGTGGAAAGGAGAAGGCAATGTCCAACCATTGATGAACATAGAAATATGAAACAATGCACGTCCCCGATGTAGTTTGATTTAAAATGTTCAACTTCTCCCATTATTGTAAACTatctagaataaaaaaaaatctaaatgataCACCCACAACTGATCTTAAATCCTTATTTGACTTTTGTGTCGTGACATCACTTTAAGAACaaggcatcatttttttttttaaattttctcaaACAATGATTTCCTTCGTCAAACGCTTTATAGGCGTTTGCTTTGTGCCAATGATGCTTCACAGTGTTGTATGTATTTTGATTCTAAAACTCttcctttatatttttatttttaattttaaatacgCGAATTGCCGGTTGTATGTTGACTGCAACCAAACTGAAAACCAAAAATATGAAGGTCAAAACACAGTCTTTAACAAAAGATAGGTGTATTTATCATATAAACGAAGTAGTCCATAGTATTGACTGTTTAGATGTAACACAGATTACTACATGTTATTATCTAACGTTAAATTTCATAGAACATAAAAGCATGAAGATTTAAATAAGGAAAATACCGACAAGGTTCTCAACGTCATCAAACCGACCTATTGATGTTAGGTTTATCGAAAGCTGgaaatttgttatattaaaagATGAATTGTTATAtaggaaaatattttcataccAAAGAAACGAGCTTGACATGTTATAAAGTAACACAAACCTGTTTGTTTACCACTTATCCGCGCGCTGAATACACAAATTGAGCATTAAAAAATGtagtttaatttattttcaaaagatgaCTTCTAATGACTAGATTTCATGCCTTACGGTAAAATAAAACTCacttgttttgcatttttttgtaacgTTTAAAACACTATCTAAGTTTAAGAAAAAGTACAATTTAAAgttattacaacaacaaaagaaGTCCCAAGTCTCATGTTCAGCATACTTTTCATGTTTTATCGGTTACGgtcattaaaacattaaaactagATCTCATATAGACAAAAATCGTTCTTAAGGTAATAGTTTAATCCTAGGAGAGAGAATAAATACTAGTACCTAAAAATACTCAGATTTGCTAGAGAAAGTTCGGAAAAATATTTGCAAGCCAAATGCATTAAACCTTTATCACAACCTTAATCAAACTCAAACTATATTCTGCCAATGACTGACATTTAGATGTATTCTTCCAGAATGCAGCAGATTTCAACACGACAGTTTATTTATCGTAAAATACATAAACAAAGATTTATTGGCAATATAACACCTAAATTACAGACATACATTTTATCCCGTCTACAGCAGAGTATAGATTAAAACTATTACAATTTGGTATAACTTCATACAGCAGGAAAGGATCTTTTACAGATTCAAATAGCTTGATGAGGATTCTATTTTTGGAATGCACCAAAccaaattgaacaaaaaattaaCTGAATctagaaaaaataagaaaatttcctCTCCTGTTTCCTAATGTTAAAAGATCAAACTGTGAACCACAATGTTCacgtatatacatttgtatgtgcATTGGCACTACATTATGCAACGATTCCAACTAAGAGCATTGACGTTATTTATTTAGAAGCAATTAAGCATGTATAGAATAGATCTAACAGAAAATTTTAATGGTTTTTAAATTGTCGAATTACTTTAACTGtttctaaaaattgaaaaaaccCTCTCTAAGCTGTTGACAGCAGACAAAAATACCAGTGTCGATATCATTCGTTTATCTGCTCTGCACTTAACACTGAGAGAGCTTTAGTTAGCTCAAAAGAGTTCATTGCAGACACTAAAAGTTGATGGAATGATACCTTAATCATCATATTAGTGCCAATAtcaaatatcttttaattttgtccTTATATCACCTGAAATGCTGGTCAAATTGATCTGAAAACTTGTAGTAAAACCTCTGTAATTAATGAACATATTTACTACAGAAAAATCTTAAACCCACGAGAATTGAAAGAAAACACCAAAGTTACATTTGTTAAACTGGTAATACCATATCATTTATCAAGAGTTGCAATGTTATTACTGAACACTCAATACCAATTACCACTAACAGATACAATATCTGATGAAACAAATCGACTTTATTCTTCATTTTATTCGTCCTTTCGTACACAAATTAAACATACGAATTGAAATTGTTATGTTATCGTCTTAATTCTTTAAAACCGGTACTTCTGACGTCTGTaagttttttcaaataaatagttGGTTTATTCatacgtggagcaggatctgcattcCTCTAAGGGGCACTTTAGGACAcctgtgttttttttctctctatcaTTCAAAAGGCCAGTGATTTAATTAACATTATTGTTTTGCTTTTATCTGTAATTTAATCCAAGcataaaattattgtttgttttgaaattgattttatctttttatcacCAATATATGTATTTAGAAATCGTAGTTTTTGCAGGAAATGGCGACAAAAGTATAGACATGTTTCCAGTGATAGAGGGTCAACAAACACAACAAGAAAGTGCTTCAGATGAACAATCAATTGACTTACTGCATAAATTATGTGTAGAAAGCACTATACCTGGATTATATAGATGTTACAGGTAATGTGATGGATTAAGAACTAATACACAGAACTGTATATAGTTGCTGTATCACAAAAGGTCAggttttttataagttttttttaggTTCCTCgtcgttgttttttgttttatcaacaatATATTGCACGATATTCTTATAAATCCACTGCCCAACATTGGTACCGAGAGAACAATAACAAAAGCTGTtatgatagaatgaaattcataacagtgtagctgtggccattgattggcGCATTAAATtaatccattgactgggacagattaggtgaacgtttgtctgtaacgaccactgttcacgacgtaactacgatagaaatttaaactgtggggtcaccaaaggttctgcacgcctaaataaaataattcgaacaactaatcaggaataacctttacgttttgatttataatatcgaaaacttaaaaaaaaaaatcttcactgGTGTGTTTGTCATGTTTTGATAATCAATTAATATGATATTGCacgagaaatattttttttaactggcTGTAAAAATTATAATGCATGTGTTTCCGGATAATTATCTTTTTTCGGACGTTATAGGGATTTATCAATTGCGGTTGTCGAATTCTGTCACCTTTTTAACTTGTATCTGgtctgaaattttattttagaacgaatgcatgatcaactttcaaaagttgagcaaaatcaaaacatatagacaaaatgTACTTCTGCTTTGTCTTTTTCGTTGTTCTTGCAAGTTATCGGATAGTAAAAAAGGTATTTGGATCAAACCTTCTGAAATTTGCATTTACATTATTTCATGCATACGCAAAATGTATAATTTGGTGTAAAGGAAACTGGAACTGTTCTGTTCActactatacttgtgaaaaacTCTTGGCAAAAGAAATTCAAgggttgtctaattggcaatcataccacttctttttttatatcaacttattttttttaaatcgatccaacttattaccaatgttatttcaactgatcgggcggagcatacgttttaatttgcatagggacagtctatttgaagatgtgtgtgataagtatgattgccgttataattattacggATTTCGAATTACCTATCAGTGTcttcaaaggaatttacaaaacaatgactggacacttcattgatgagtttatcctaaaacacctatctatagatggactggtttattatgagcaaACCGGTTACACTCCGCctagtcaagtgaaataaattgagtaatacatAGTTATGGACGACttcgtatattttatgataggAAATAAATTGGAGCAATATTCATTCTTCAACAAAAGAATAAATCACAAGAATAAGATATGGAAacgcttatttttttttattacttaatgatatcagctataaacattatttacataaaaatgaaactgttgtaagtgatggtataaaaattatttaaaactaaTTGGTTAAAAGCTTTGTGAAAGGAAAGTTTAATTTAATGTATCGAAATGTTTAACAAGTGTTTATTTAAATCCTCACTAGAAGGCCTCTGATGCgctgagtgagcataaaatcatcgccaATGAAAAACAAGTTATAGGtaaattttacagttcaattcATAACAAACGTTTTaccgtcgaccacactgttatgaatttgttTCTATATACAAAACAAGATAGAGAGGTTACAAAGGTCACTAGTCACTAGgacaaaaaatgaacaattacTTTTGTTCATATTTTAGCTATTCAAAATCAGCTGGTTCACTGTAATAAATTTCTGCACAATCTTATGAAAATTCCTGATTATTCAAAGTACATTTACCATCAGAATAACgcttagtgttaaaccatttttgtatcaaatttttaaaacagtattgatttcaacattcaaatttctctCATCATGATactgatttatatataaatgccATTGTTATTACTTAATCCGTAATGAAAATGTAATTTTgctatatttatgtataaaagaACAAATAACTGTTGATGGTTGTCAtaacattattataaattaatgtaATAGCAATGGAAGGTTGGTACAAAGTGTTTCTACCATTACACATTTTTCTCTGTCGCCAAAAGGTCAAAATAAGTTCATGTTCGACAGTGGTTCGACAGTGAAAGAATAGGGGACAACAAATTTAATTTACTCATGGAACTTTAAACAAGGTCGAATACCACTTTGTAAAAGTAGACACTGAGAAAGAATTTTATATTTGGATTTGTAAATTTACTATTATcttacttggtacagacatttcccgGGGAAAAAATAAACCAGCattagataaccttagctgtttttggcaaaacctttataaatttttggtcctcaatgcttttttAATTCTGTTCTATCTAGCCTTTTCACATATTCTTATTGAAGTGTCATTGATGAGAATTTTGTAGATGAAACGAGAATggtgtaaaacaaaatataagcctggtatctttgatgggtCTAGTTAGAATAACGACAACGGTTGTAGCTTTTCTACAAACACAATTGTCAGATATTTAGCTTCTAACGGATCACTTATAAAGCTCTAGTATTGCAATGGCTATTTAAGGCTTATATTCATTGGATCTTACGCCTTCAGTATGATGCAACGTGCCAGACTATTTGCACATCTCACATCTTCAACCAGACGCCTACTACAGTTCAATTGCTGAACTAGACATATTCGGCGATAAAATGTTACAAATCATAACTGGTGTTTATCACATTTTATTCTGTAAGTTGTTACAAATGTTTTGGCATTATTCATACTCATTCCTTAACATTAATCTATACGATATAACACAGCAAAGGTGCGAAACTTTTTAGACTCATATATAAAACCGAAATGTCAGTACTATCCGTgggaaagaaaaacaatttaatgTAAATATGAGTGCAGACACCAACTTTTCAATATCAATTTGAACGATTCCATCATAGTGACATCTTTTCAATGTTTTGCATactacagaaaaacagaaaaaacaaacagTCTGGCTTATGATTTACATTCAATAATAGTCGattatatttatgattataaagCTTGTCATAGGGGTTGTGAGGATGAAGATCTATATGCGTCTTCGTTATTCTCAGTGGTATGTCTTTGACGCGTCCTATGATAGGACATTATGATCAATTTACACGTTTAGTAATAATGGTTTAGATGGAATTatatgaaaaatagaaatgtaatAAGAGATGAAAGCAAAGTAAATATAATTACACCTATTCGCAGTAATAAGAATGTCAATACAACATAACTGTAAAACTAGACAAAGGAATTTACAGGTCAATGTACAGTCTTCAAGaacacatgtattatttttttccattatgaCTTTCTTTTAATTGCCCCTTTCTATGCTATAACtcaattatttcaaattatatcTAATAATTGATATAGTTTATGAGAAAgaaagaaatgtttgaaatttatgactttcaaaaatCTCATATATctaataccaggattaaaatgttgtaggtccgacgcgcgtttcgtacaataaaaaactcatcagtgatgcaCAAAATAAGTAAGTTAAAGtccaaataaagttgaagaggtttaaggacccaaaattccgaatggttttgccaaatatagcttACATATAGTTTGTATATCCCGTGGTTATTTTTCTGCTGGAATTGCCTTTACCAAGTACAATATATATGTTAGTTGTTTTTCACtaaattttggaatttttataGAGTTTCCCCTTTTTTTAAGTCAAGAAGCTCGGTATTTGACTTgactttttcttttttgaaaaaccGTAGTTTTTTGTAAGACTCGAAAAGTCAATTTATAATTGTGACCATGTTTATGATATCTCATGAACAAAAGCAATTAACCatatcaataaaatatgacagttgttatccattcgtttgatatgtttgagcttttgattttgccatttgattagggactttccgttttaaatgttcctcggagttcggtatttttgttattttacttttttgtatagtAATTGAAAGCTAAATCATACTTTAGGTGATGAAAAATGTATCAGCATGTTCAAATTTGAATCCTGGAAGAGTTGCATCTCTGAAGTTCTGGTAAATATTAAAAAACGTGatacaaatacatttgtaaataaactattttttcttTGTGCTTGTGTTTGTGATCGTTTGCAAATTGTTAAACAACTATTTCTCGTCATCGATTAAAATAGTTCACACTATTCTCAAAAGAAAACGTCAACTGTGGCTATATCAGTCAGTTGTCTTTTACTGgtaaattcattgtttttttttgtatttcgactgctatatacatattgtattatatgtagTATTTATCGGAATTATATAATGTTTCTCAATTTGATGAAatacattttcattaaaaaatatatttgatatatccAATGATTTGAGTATAAATGCATGGATTAACTAAAAACAAAAGTGAATCAACATTTTCATATGATATATCTACAACACATGCATGTTCAACATTATTTTTGTGCAATGAGAtatgattttagtttttttttttaattccgttttaaaattatttaaaggtAGTAACAACATCAATGAGGTATATATAATATGAAACTTAATGGAACAAAATTTTCAATAACATAAATAAAGTCTTTTCCTAAATATATCAATGTTAACAATTAATTGGCTTCACAGTTGAgacatatcaaaatatgtatttctAAAAATTAGCACTTATCAATCTCCCCATAAAGATATTTGTGAATGCGCACCCCAAGTAATTGTGTTTGCATTATGTCACAGGCTATGTATTAACGTGTTTATGGCTGTAGTACTCGATATTTATCCttcttaaaaattcaaataaggtACTAAATGCCTAATCGATacaatatttttgaagatttGAGATTGATGTTTTGATATGTTTGTGTCTAGAAAACTCAACAAAATTGACCGTGGTATAGTTCAAACCTTTCAATTTTGACATATGTACACATCTATGATTTTCCAGACATCGGGGgcgaaaaataaataaattaaaaaaaaaattgcttattTATAATTGATCATTTACAACTGTTATTTAAGAGATGGACTAGTTTCTGTACATGGatttgttgttttcattattttaccaatggatttttttattcaagttAATGGATACTGAATTTTGACAttctaggtgtaataccaccattgattttcccctattagtctttgttaaattggcacttttaaaaaaattgtacagtatttacctttatttcaaccaaagaaatactttgcatgaataaagtttaatcctttccagtgctacagtgaaaatttcacactacatttcactgcatataagaaagtaaccaacaccggaagtaaacaacccaatttttacactgttatttactggttacctgctttggtaactatgtaaccttaactttccaaaatattttataagaccatcaaataaaaaaagaataatgctttcagacacccaacatacatgtttatgactcagaaaaatttaagtgcattgaaatgcagggttaattttctacaactgtcaagtTCAAGGGAATacttttttagacctactttcgtatgcaaccggatgtgacgtgcCATGATTTGGTGGAactacacctaaagaacacctaaatgtcaaataaacttaatgtaatttttttccctccaattgcaagttatttcaagcataactgccaagttttgtctcagtcagatctatagtttcagagaaaatcactataatgtaaggccatatcctacggcgatttcagtctaatttcttcgaaaattcctaatttcagtgtatcattataaaatgcagtgttgactcaTATCTGATCATATACTCATGATCtaagcattcaaacaattaaataggatacaaaagacaactttaagatgatatacaattttattgcaccttttagagttcatttgaaggtctgttttggtctgttttggtccatttttccttcttccttctttttcatcaaaacttgatatcttttgcctaaaaaataaaacaaatgtaattattttcccaaaaaaatgaaagaaatgcaatgttaaatcaataattaaagtgttttagctgaaagaactgtctttATAAATGTCAACAGTCTCCAccgaagtttctataagcccttatgtgtaacttgagtttttggtctgttccccaagtgtgacaaataacggttccctttcagtcaataaTTTATTGTTACTGATATGAAAGTCACTTCATTTACTTATtgcagtatatttctaatagattaacaaaaaaaaagtccactttcttgtattttacattagaaaatgagGAGAAAGAGtgataaaaaatacctcaaaatggtttaaaaaagggttatgtccctttgaatgctggtaaaaaaaaaaatttggtaagaattataaaatttaagtatgtgagactggattctgatgtgtataaatccaagGCAAGTGTTTAAATGATGTTTTGTCGGTGCAAAATACAGAccgcacaatggcaaattgtaaacttttgcggccaaaacaaaaagaaaacatgacATAAGTTGATACATACCTCAATGCtaaagtgtcatctgcagaccaattcacatataagatttttcaacagaatgctcgtCAGatcatggttaacactgaaatgaaaaaatcacatgttgtataaacaaaactgtaagggtgatttaaaatttgacacagAGGCTCACGTAAAATGGGGATTAGCATGGCAAGCTATAAGAAAGGTCTCAATGTAATATATGTATCTGGATTCAAAAgtgtatttcataaattatatcatatgAAGAAAAAATAAGACTTCTCTTTAAAACCATTATTGTTTTACCATTTTAAATCAAACAGtcttggtagggtttgtgttttCGACACCTTGTTGGGTGTGTACCACGACAAACGTGGCGGTCTTGGTTGATTTGAGGCGGCTCGAAAGACAAGTGCTCAGGATTGATGCATCTCTTCTGATAACATAGATGAGACACATCAAATTTCTCAGTGTGCAACATGTATGCAAATCTGTGACCATACAATGTTCTTTTTTCTGTCCCAAGGAAACCTAACACTATACACtgaa
It includes:
- the LOC139510616 gene encoding uncharacterized protein isoform X2 codes for the protein MHYTKVMKLAEIITIFSVVFLVTIATGNGAPQWRPQGRFGKRLDQRFPSSWQLGNGDKSIDMFPVIEGQQTQQESASDEQSIDLLHKLCVESTIPGLYRCYRRKREAFPRGLTDEE
- the LOC139510616 gene encoding uncharacterized protein isoform X1, with translation MKGQFLQNVMKLAEIITIFSVVFLVTIATGNGAPQWRPQGRFGKRLDQRFPSSWQLGNGDKSIDMFPVIEGQQTQQESASDEQSIDLLHKLCVESTIPGLYRCYRRKREAFPRGLTDEE
- the LOC139510616 gene encoding uncharacterized protein isoform X3 → MKLAEIITIFSVVFLVTIATGNGAPQWRPQGRFGKRLDQRFPSSWQLGNGDKSIDMFPVIEGQQTQQESASDEQSIDLLHKLCVESTIPGLYRCYRRKREAFPRGLTDEE